A genomic region of Streptomyces diastaticus subsp. diastaticus contains the following coding sequences:
- a CDS encoding NAD-dependent succinate-semialdehyde dehydrogenase yields the protein MTEQSKSTFATVNPATGRTVAEFPQIEGKEVDVRVEAAHQAFGEWRARTIEDRAAAVGRAGELMLERKEALAQIVTEEMGKLISEARGEVDLAASILTYYAKYGPEFAAPEPLDVEEGEAYLVSEPLGVLLGVMPWNFPLYQVVRFAGPNLVLGNTVMVKHAGICAQSALALEKIFQDAGLPPGAYTNLFVGHDEVSRIIDSRVVRGASLTGSEGAGAKVAERAGANMKPSLLELGGSDVFVVLDGENLEHTVKAAAAGRLANTGQSCVAAKRFIVLDAHYDAFVDGLKSAFARLEPGDPADESTTLGPLSSEGAAETLVEQIEETVRQGAELVIGGKRVDRPGAYVEPTILTGVEPGMRAYAEELFGPAAVVHRAADEDEAVALANDSEYGLGGTVFCADTDRARRVAERIETGMVWINHPTSTQADLPFGGIKRSGYGRELGHLGMREFVNKKLVRVLPAGTELGGLAG from the coding sequence ATGACGGAGCAGAGCAAGAGCACGTTCGCCACGGTCAACCCGGCCACCGGGAGGACCGTCGCGGAGTTCCCGCAGATCGAGGGCAAGGAGGTGGACGTCCGTGTCGAAGCGGCCCACCAGGCCTTCGGCGAGTGGCGTGCCCGCACCATCGAGGACCGCGCGGCGGCCGTCGGACGCGCCGGCGAGCTGATGCTGGAGCGCAAGGAGGCGCTCGCCCAGATCGTCACCGAGGAGATGGGCAAGCTGATCTCCGAGGCCCGCGGCGAGGTCGACCTGGCCGCCTCGATCCTCACCTACTACGCGAAGTACGGCCCCGAGTTCGCCGCCCCCGAGCCGCTCGACGTCGAGGAGGGGGAGGCGTACCTGGTCAGCGAGCCGCTCGGAGTGCTGCTCGGCGTGATGCCGTGGAACTTCCCGCTCTACCAGGTCGTCCGCTTCGCCGGGCCCAACCTCGTCCTCGGCAACACCGTCATGGTCAAGCACGCCGGGATCTGCGCCCAGTCCGCGCTGGCCCTGGAGAAGATATTCCAGGACGCCGGTCTGCCCCCGGGTGCGTACACCAATCTCTTCGTCGGCCACGACGAGGTCTCCCGCATCATCGACAGCCGCGTGGTGCGCGGCGCCTCCCTCACCGGCAGCGAGGGCGCGGGCGCCAAGGTCGCCGAGCGCGCCGGGGCCAACATGAAGCCCAGCCTGCTGGAGCTGGGCGGCAGCGACGTCTTCGTCGTCCTGGACGGCGAGAACCTGGAGCACACCGTCAAGGCCGCCGCCGCGGGCCGCCTCGCCAACACCGGCCAGAGCTGCGTCGCCGCCAAGCGCTTCATCGTCCTCGACGCCCACTACGACGCCTTCGTGGACGGCCTGAAGTCCGCCTTCGCCCGGCTGGAGCCCGGCGACCCGGCCGACGAGTCGACCACGCTCGGCCCGCTCTCCTCCGAGGGCGCCGCCGAAACCCTGGTCGAGCAGATCGAGGAGACCGTCCGCCAGGGCGCCGAACTGGTCATCGGCGGCAAGCGCGTCGACCGCCCCGGCGCCTACGTCGAGCCGACCATCCTCACCGGCGTCGAGCCCGGCATGCGCGCCTACGCCGAGGAACTCTTCGGCCCGGCCGCCGTCGTCCACCGCGCCGCCGACGAGGACGAGGCCGTCGCCCTGGCCAACGACAGCGAGTACGGCCTCGGCGGTACCGTCTTCTGCGCCGACACCGACCGCGCCCGCCGCGTGGCCGAGCGCATCGAGACCGGCATGGTCTGGATCAACCACCCGACCTCCACCCAGGCCGACCTCCCCTTCGGCGGCATCAAGCGCTCCGGCTACGGCCGCGAACTCGGCCACCTCGGCATGCGCGAGTTCGTCAACAAGAAGCTCGTCCGGGTGCTGCCCGCCGGGACGGAACTGGGCGGCCTGGCGGGCTGA
- a CDS encoding RNA polymerase sigma factor SigF — protein MTAMSAQTEAGRQVKGTEAAPAGGPAAAADLPWVEDGGKIAPQDARDLSKIFFDRLQTLEEGTPEHQYARNTLIEMNLSLVRYAAGRFRHRGQGEMEDIVQVGTIGLIKAIDRFDLSREVEFTTFAVPYIVGEIKRFFRDTSWAVHVPRRLQELRVDMAKAKESLAAELDREPTVKELAAKLERTEEEVVEGLVAANGYTAGSLDVPTESGDDNRAGGSPRSLADTLGAPDPAQELVEDLHALAPLLETLDERERRIVEMRFGEELTQSQIGAELGISQMHVSRLLSRILTRLRSGMLAEE, from the coding sequence ATGACGGCGATGTCCGCACAGACTGAAGCGGGACGACAGGTCAAGGGGACCGAGGCCGCCCCGGCCGGCGGTCCCGCCGCGGCCGCGGACCTGCCCTGGGTGGAGGACGGCGGCAAGATCGCCCCCCAGGACGCCCGAGACCTGTCGAAGATCTTCTTCGACCGGCTCCAGACACTGGAGGAGGGCACGCCCGAGCACCAGTACGCACGCAACACGCTCATCGAGATGAACCTCTCCCTCGTCCGCTACGCCGCCGGGCGGTTCCGCCACCGCGGCCAGGGCGAGATGGAGGACATCGTCCAGGTCGGCACCATCGGCCTGATCAAGGCGATCGACCGTTTCGACCTCTCCCGCGAGGTGGAGTTCACCACCTTCGCCGTGCCGTACATCGTCGGCGAGATCAAGCGGTTCTTCCGTGACACCAGTTGGGCCGTGCACGTCCCGCGCCGGCTCCAGGAGCTGCGGGTCGACATGGCCAAGGCCAAGGAGTCGCTCGCCGCCGAGCTGGACCGCGAGCCCACCGTCAAGGAGCTCGCCGCCAAGCTGGAGCGGACCGAGGAGGAGGTCGTCGAGGGCCTCGTCGCCGCCAACGGCTACACCGCCGGCTCGCTCGACGTCCCCACCGAGTCCGGCGACGACAACCGCGCCGGCGGCAGCCCCCGCTCGCTCGCCGACACCCTCGGCGCCCCGGACCCCGCCCAGGAACTGGTCGAGGACCTGCACGCGCTCGCCCCTCTCCTGGAGACCCTCGACGAGCGTGAACGCCGCATCGTGGAAATGCGGTTCGGCGAAGAGCTGACCCAGTCGCAGATCGGCGCCGAGCTCGGCATCTCGCAGATGCACGTCTCCCGGCTGCTGTCGCGCATCCTCACCCGACTCCGTTCGGGGATGCTCGCCGAGGAGTGA
- a CDS encoding GmrSD restriction endonuclease domain-containing protein encodes MQSNLIQSKVMTVEEVFTGRQYRLDTYQREFTWGRSDVRRLIDDLRKKFSANWRLEHDRTRVARYQPYFLGPYVYHEEDRTTYLVDGQQRITTLHLMLIYLRELLRAQDLEDEAGRLTSLIKSRKYGRSVHTLDIPDRSVFLEEVFTEKGFSLPDDAPGALRKLWEASCVFQEEFPEELRGDALPYFVDWLLEGVCLVGIQAGTSEQGWEIYESMNDRGVRLGPIDLLKSFLLSKIDKAPDGADKVWRRTVSELAAVDVNAPSDFLKTFLIARFARIPTSDDSSSTDVEKISGPFHTWVKENASALGLIRSSDHRALIDELEIYANHYRTLAAAARAYVPDLASVFFNAYNGMSIQTAPVLAAVHPRDSLATCKAKAKLVADYLDLVLVRRLVNDLPCSPADLDQEAVRLVGLLRGGLDVSRLREVLAEEIARLPYDFDAMKTYGLRSNNSRQVRYLLARLTGFVESSCSRSDEMGAYLDGRRPFEIEHIWANRFERYQPETKKRPVFDSYRNRLGALLLLKKSDNASYQDLPYEEKVDYYQRQNHLAGSLHVKHRERNPDFNKFVRTRKLDGLLRPFPKFTMSAIEERQKLYQKLCEIVWDPAAAFGTPAIPTQRVDRSRTRTRARYDVAITDLVAKGMLPQGVQLVGSRRGVRFGAEVLDDGRIRVDSGETFGSLSAAGEFVLQSQSCAGWNFWRARLGDHEVKLVDVRREALEQGLV; translated from the coding sequence TTGCAGAGCAATCTGATCCAGAGCAAGGTCATGACCGTGGAGGAGGTCTTCACCGGACGCCAGTACCGCCTCGACACCTATCAGCGGGAATTCACCTGGGGCCGCTCGGACGTTCGCCGCCTCATCGATGACTTACGCAAGAAGTTCTCGGCCAACTGGCGCCTGGAGCACGACCGCACCCGAGTTGCGCGCTACCAGCCCTACTTCCTCGGCCCGTACGTCTACCACGAGGAAGACCGGACAACGTATCTGGTGGACGGACAGCAGCGGATCACCACCCTGCACCTGATGTTGATCTACCTGCGCGAGCTTCTGCGCGCCCAGGACCTCGAAGACGAAGCCGGCCGGCTCACGAGCCTCATCAAAAGCCGGAAGTACGGGCGCTCCGTGCACACCCTGGACATTCCGGACCGTTCGGTGTTCCTGGAAGAGGTCTTCACAGAGAAGGGATTCTCCCTTCCCGATGATGCCCCGGGCGCGCTCCGCAAGCTGTGGGAGGCGTCATGCGTCTTCCAGGAGGAGTTCCCCGAGGAGTTGCGCGGAGACGCGCTGCCCTACTTCGTGGATTGGCTGCTGGAAGGGGTATGTCTCGTCGGGATCCAGGCGGGCACCTCCGAACAGGGGTGGGAGATCTATGAGTCCATGAACGACCGCGGAGTGCGGCTGGGCCCGATCGACCTCCTCAAGAGCTTTCTGCTTTCCAAGATCGACAAGGCGCCAGACGGTGCGGACAAGGTCTGGCGTCGGACCGTCTCCGAACTGGCGGCTGTTGACGTGAACGCGCCGAGCGACTTCCTCAAGACGTTCCTGATCGCGCGGTTCGCCCGCATCCCTACCTCGGACGACTCGTCCTCCACCGACGTCGAGAAGATCAGCGGCCCGTTCCACACGTGGGTCAAGGAGAACGCGTCGGCCTTGGGGCTGATCCGCTCCTCCGACCACCGCGCCCTGATCGACGAGCTGGAAATCTACGCGAACCACTACCGGACACTGGCAGCCGCCGCACGCGCCTACGTCCCCGACCTGGCCAGTGTCTTCTTCAACGCCTACAACGGCATGTCGATCCAGACCGCGCCCGTTCTGGCAGCGGTCCATCCCCGCGACTCCTTGGCCACCTGCAAGGCCAAAGCCAAGCTGGTCGCCGACTACCTCGACCTCGTCCTCGTCCGGCGCCTCGTCAATGACCTGCCGTGCTCGCCGGCCGACCTCGACCAGGAGGCGGTGAGGCTTGTCGGCCTGCTGCGCGGTGGGCTGGACGTCAGCAGACTGCGCGAGGTCCTGGCTGAGGAGATCGCGCGGCTCCCGTACGACTTCGACGCCATGAAGACCTATGGGCTCCGGTCGAACAACAGCCGACAGGTGCGCTACCTCCTCGCACGACTCACCGGCTTCGTGGAGTCCTCCTGCTCGCGAAGTGACGAGATGGGAGCCTACCTGGACGGTCGGCGTCCCTTCGAGATCGAGCACATCTGGGCCAACCGTTTCGAGCGGTACCAGCCCGAGACGAAGAAGCGCCCGGTCTTCGACTCCTACCGCAACCGCCTGGGCGCGCTGCTCCTGCTGAAGAAGTCGGACAACGCCAGCTACCAGGACCTGCCGTACGAAGAGAAGGTCGACTACTACCAGCGCCAGAACCATCTCGCCGGCTCTCTGCACGTCAAGCACCGGGAACGCAATCCCGACTTCAACAAGTTCGTGCGCACCCGGAAGCTCGACGGGCTGCTGCGCCCCTTCCCCAAATTCACCATGTCGGCGATCGAGGAGCGGCAGAAGCTGTATCAGAAGCTCTGCGAGATCGTCTGGGACCCGGCGGCGGCCTTCGGCACGCCCGCGATCCCCACTCAACGCGTCGATCGCTCGCGTACACGGACCCGGGCCCGGTACGACGTGGCCATCACTGATCTCGTCGCGAAGGGCATGCTGCCTCAGGGCGTCCAGCTCGTCGGCAGCCGTCGCGGAGTGCGGTTCGGAGCCGAGGTCCTGGATGACGGGCGCATCAGAGTGGATTCAGGGGAGACGTTCGGCTCGCTCTCCGCGGCGGGTGAATTCGTCCTCCAGTCTCAGTCATGTGCCGGGTGGAACTTCTGGCGGGCTCGCCTCGGGGACCACGAGGTGAAGCTGGTGGATGTCCGGCGCGAGGCCCTGGAGCAAGGGCTGGTCTGA
- a CDS encoding DsbA family protein codes for MTSAPPAARPPSGSRGHRRRKVVAALVLVAALVGGTFALALDGQRDRERERSERTATEAGSGAGERDEALLRLARREKGDPMAVGDVDAPVVMIEYSDFQCPYCGRFARETKPALLREHVEEGVLRIEWRNFPLFGEESERAALAAWAAGQQGKFWEFHDLAYAEPRKRNSGAFSEKAVVAMAKKAGVGDLERFRKDLGGAEGRAALERDRQEGSGLGVSSTPAFLVNGQPILGAQPGSAFTEAVETAEADARRNSEAAGPGAEESSK; via the coding sequence ATGACCTCCGCGCCGCCCGCCGCCCGTCCCCCTTCCGGTTCCCGAGGGCACCGCCGCCGCAAGGTGGTCGCCGCGCTGGTGCTGGTCGCCGCGCTGGTCGGCGGGACCTTCGCGCTCGCTCTCGACGGGCAGCGCGACCGGGAGCGCGAACGCTCGGAGCGGACCGCGACCGAGGCCGGCTCGGGGGCGGGCGAGCGCGACGAGGCGCTGCTGCGGCTGGCCCGGCGGGAGAAGGGCGACCCGATGGCGGTCGGGGACGTCGACGCGCCGGTGGTGATGATCGAGTACAGCGATTTCCAGTGCCCTTACTGCGGCCGGTTCGCGCGGGAAACCAAGCCGGCGCTTCTGCGGGAGCACGTCGAGGAGGGCGTGCTGCGCATCGAGTGGCGCAACTTCCCGCTCTTCGGCGAGGAGTCGGAGCGGGCCGCGCTGGCCGCCTGGGCCGCCGGGCAGCAGGGCAAGTTCTGGGAGTTCCACGACCTGGCGTACGCCGAGCCGCGCAAGCGGAACTCCGGGGCCTTCTCCGAGAAGGCCGTGGTCGCCATGGCGAAGAAGGCAGGCGTCGGCGACCTCGAACGGTTCCGGAAGGACCTCGGCGGGGCCGAGGGGCGGGCCGCGCTCGAACGGGACCGGCAGGAGGGCTCCGGCCTCGGTGTCAGCAGCACCCCCGCCTTCCTCGTCAACGGGCAGCCCATCCTGGGCGCCCAGCCCGGCTCCGCCTTCACCGAGGCCGTCGAGACGGCCGAGGCGGACGCCCGGCGCAACAGCGAGGCCGCCGGGCCGGGCGCCGAGGAGTCCTCCAAGTGA
- the ku gene encoding non-homologous end joining protein Ku: MQSIWNGAISFGLVSIPVKLANATVNHAVSFRQIHTEDGGRIRYRKVCELEEKEVPSSEIGKGFEDADGTIVPITEEDLASLPLPTTRTIDIVAFVEADRIDPLQMGNAYYLMVNGAPAAKPYALLREALRRSERVAVAKFALRGRERLGMLRVVDEVIAMHTLHWPDEIRSPQEAAPETDVTVRDAELDLADALMDTLGDVDLDSLHDDYREAVEEMVTAKVEGREPEPEKESAKGEGTVIDLMSALESSVREARRSRGEGEGEGEGEGEDGEAGESGDKAEKDAEVTSLSSRRKTDGRAKTGSGSEAKKKSAPAKKTASGRSGSAKSGKSGSSSSSSSSSSRAKSGSSRSTAKKAASSGTKKAASSSGTKKKTASSRKRSA; this comes from the coding sequence GTGCAGTCGATATGGAACGGCGCGATCTCGTTCGGGCTGGTCAGCATCCCCGTGAAGCTGGCGAACGCCACCGTGAACCACGCGGTCTCGTTCCGCCAGATCCACACCGAGGACGGCGGCCGCATCCGCTACCGCAAGGTGTGCGAGCTGGAGGAGAAGGAGGTGCCCTCCTCCGAGATCGGCAAGGGGTTCGAGGACGCGGACGGCACCATCGTCCCCATCACCGAGGAGGACCTGGCGAGCCTGCCCCTCCCCACCACCCGGACGATCGACATCGTCGCCTTCGTCGAGGCCGACCGGATCGACCCCCTCCAGATGGGCAACGCCTACTACCTCATGGTCAACGGCGCCCCCGCCGCCAAGCCCTACGCCCTCCTCCGCGAGGCACTGCGACGCAGCGAGCGGGTGGCCGTCGCCAAGTTCGCCCTGCGGGGCCGCGAGCGCCTGGGCATGCTCCGCGTCGTCGACGAGGTGATCGCCATGCACACCCTGCACTGGCCCGACGAGATCCGCTCGCCCCAGGAAGCCGCCCCCGAGACCGACGTGACCGTCCGGGACGCCGAGCTGGACCTCGCCGACGCGCTGATGGACACCCTCGGCGACGTCGACCTCGACTCGCTCCACGACGACTACCGCGAGGCGGTCGAGGAGATGGTCACCGCCAAGGTGGAGGGCCGCGAACCGGAGCCCGAGAAGGAGTCGGCCAAGGGGGAGGGCACCGTCATCGACCTCATGTCCGCCCTGGAGAGCAGCGTCCGCGAGGCCAGGCGCTCCCGCGGCGAGGGCGAGGGCGAGGGCGAGGGCGAGGGCGAGGACGGCGAGGCCGGGGAGAGTGGCGACAAGGCGGAGAAGGACGCCGAGGTGACCTCGCTCAGCTCGCGCCGCAAGACGGACGGCCGCGCCAAGACCGGCTCCGGCTCGGAGGCGAAGAAGAAGTCGGCCCCGGCGAAGAAGACCGCGTCCGGCCGCTCCGGCTCCGCCAAGTCCGGCAAGTCCGGCTCGTCCTCGTCCTCGTCCTCCTCGTCGTCCCGCGCCAAGAGCGGCTCCTCCCGCTCCACAGCCAAGAAGGCCGCCTCCTCCGGCACCAAGAAGGCCGCCTCCTCCTCCGGCACCAAGAAGAAGACGGCCTCCTCACGCAAGCGCTCCGCCTGA
- a CDS encoding cytochrome c biogenesis CcdA family protein — MTEAGLLMAFLGGLLALLSPCGALLLPAFFAYSFTGPTRLLLRTLFFYAGLCATLVPLGAAGAFAGRLLVGHRELLVAVGGWTLVALGLAQIAGLGFGSRRMQRAAGARRDGSALSVAALGAVYGLAGFCAGPILGSVLTVSAVGGDPVRGALLLAVYALGMAVPLFLLALAWDRFELGRRRWLRGRAVRLGPLTVHSTSAAGGLLFVLTGVAFLVFDGMASLGSVVDVETGFAWEERLAEVGALVSDRTVLLALCAVAAAGALAVLLRSGRRAAGPVPGEADAERSEEHREAAPSGGGG, encoded by the coding sequence GTGACCGAGGCCGGGCTGCTGATGGCGTTCCTCGGCGGCCTGCTGGCCCTGCTCAGCCCCTGCGGCGCCCTGCTGCTGCCCGCCTTCTTCGCCTACTCCTTCACCGGGCCGACCCGGCTGCTGCTGCGCACCCTGTTCTTCTACGCGGGGCTCTGCGCCACGCTGGTGCCGCTCGGCGCGGCGGGGGCCTTCGCGGGGCGGCTGCTGGTCGGGCACCGCGAACTGCTGGTGGCGGTCGGCGGGTGGACTCTGGTGGCGCTGGGGCTGGCCCAGATCGCGGGCCTGGGCTTCGGCTCGCGCCGGATGCAGCGGGCGGCGGGGGCACGCCGCGACGGCTCCGCGCTGTCGGTGGCGGCGCTGGGCGCGGTCTACGGGCTGGCCGGGTTCTGCGCCGGGCCGATCCTCGGCTCGGTGCTGACCGTCTCGGCGGTGGGCGGCGACCCGGTCCGCGGCGCGCTGCTGCTGGCGGTGTACGCGCTGGGGATGGCGGTGCCGCTCTTCCTGCTGGCGCTGGCCTGGGACCGCTTCGAGCTGGGCCGCAGGCGGTGGCTGCGCGGTCGGGCGGTGCGGCTGGGACCGCTCACCGTGCACTCCACCTCGGCGGCGGGCGGGCTGCTCTTCGTGCTGACCGGAGTGGCCTTCCTGGTCTTCGACGGGATGGCCTCGCTCGGCTCCGTGGTCGACGTGGAGACCGGGTTCGCCTGGGAGGAGCGGCTGGCCGAGGTGGGCGCCCTGGTCTCCGACCGGACGGTGCTGCTGGCCCTCTGCGCGGTCGCCGCCGCCGGCGCGCTGGCGGTGCTGCTGCGCTCCGGACGGCGCGCGGCGGGCCCGGTGCCCGGCGAGGCCGACGCCGAGAGGTCCGAGGAGCACCGTGAGGCAGCGCCGTCCGGCGGGGGCGGCTGA
- a CDS encoding class I SAM-dependent methyltransferase family protein, whose product MKRVWTTLKWTAARAVLRTVGRASRGIRIGYRFGFDSGVMLDHVYENRARGVLGVGRVIDRVFLDAVGWRAVRARRELLSRVLREEIARREGEVFLLDVAAGPGRYLQDLVEQTPPGRLRVLCRDLAPAGLRKGEAMARERGLAGITYQVGDALVPVPPEGRAPDVIVVSGLYELLLDDAEVRQSIERLRGLLAEDGVLVFTTQTRHPQLELIAGVLTDRDGEPWIMKCRDMGQAEDWAARAGFKEVSSRRERVGLFTVTLCRA is encoded by the coding sequence ATGAAGAGAGTGTGGACGACCCTCAAGTGGACGGCGGCGCGCGCCGTGCTGCGGACCGTCGGCCGGGCGAGCCGTGGCATCCGGATCGGCTACCGCTTCGGTTTCGACAGCGGCGTGATGCTGGACCACGTGTACGAGAACCGGGCCCGCGGCGTGCTCGGCGTGGGCCGCGTCATCGACCGGGTCTTCCTGGACGCCGTCGGCTGGCGGGCGGTCCGGGCCCGCCGGGAGCTGCTGAGCCGGGTGCTGCGCGAGGAGATCGCCCGCCGCGAGGGCGAGGTCTTCCTGCTCGACGTCGCCGCCGGGCCGGGGCGCTACCTCCAGGACCTGGTCGAGCAGACTCCCCCGGGCCGCCTCCGGGTCCTCTGCCGAGACCTGGCCCCGGCGGGGCTGCGCAAGGGCGAGGCGATGGCGCGCGAGCGCGGGCTGGCCGGGATCACCTACCAGGTGGGCGACGCGCTGGTCCCCGTACCGCCCGAGGGGCGGGCGCCGGACGTCATCGTGGTGTCGGGGCTGTACGAGCTGCTGCTGGACGACGCCGAGGTGCGCCAGTCGATCGAGCGGCTGCGCGGGCTGCTGGCCGAGGACGGGGTGCTGGTCTTCACCACGCAGACCCGCCACCCGCAGCTCGAACTGATCGCGGGTGTGCTGACCGACCGCGACGGCGAGCCGTGGATCATGAAGTGCCGGGACATGGGGCAGGCCGAGGACTGGGCGGCGCGGGCCGGGTTCAAGGAGGTCAGCAGCAGGCGGGAGCGGGTCGGGCTCTTCACGGTGACGCTCTGCCGGGCGTGA
- the ligD gene encoding non-homologous end-joining DNA ligase, with protein sequence MTPITHVEGRRLALSNLDKILYPATGFTKGEVLHYYASMAPVLLPQLRDRPLSFLRYPDGAEGETFFAKNVPPGTPDWVRVATVPRSARDTTSARQVVVDDLPSLMWAANLVTEFHTPQWRAKDPGEADRLVLDLDPGAPAGIAECCEVALLLRERLAADGLTAWVKTSGSKGLHLLVPLTGAPSRAVTAYAKELALAATREAPELVVHRMAKRLRAGKVFVDFSQNSASKTTATPYTLRARPHPTVSAPLTWEEVATRGEGPLPGLRIEASEALARVERHGDLLAPLSDGRAAAPLPGS encoded by the coding sequence ATGACGCCCATCACCCACGTGGAGGGGCGGCGGCTCGCGCTCAGCAACCTCGACAAGATCCTCTACCCGGCCACCGGCTTCACCAAGGGGGAGGTGCTGCACTACTACGCCTCCATGGCGCCGGTCCTCCTGCCGCAGCTGCGGGACCGGCCGCTCTCCTTCCTCCGCTATCCGGACGGCGCGGAGGGGGAGACCTTCTTCGCCAAGAACGTGCCCCCCGGTACGCCCGACTGGGTGCGGGTGGCGACCGTGCCGCGGTCGGCGCGGGACACCACCAGCGCCCGGCAGGTGGTCGTGGACGACCTGCCGTCGCTGATGTGGGCGGCCAACCTGGTGACCGAGTTCCACACGCCGCAGTGGCGGGCCAAGGACCCCGGCGAGGCCGACCGGCTCGTGCTGGACCTGGACCCGGGCGCCCCCGCCGGGATCGCCGAGTGCTGCGAGGTGGCGCTGCTGCTGCGGGAGCGGCTGGCCGCCGACGGGCTGACCGCCTGGGTGAAGACCTCCGGGTCGAAGGGACTGCACCTGCTGGTCCCCCTGACCGGCGCACCCTCCCGCGCGGTGACCGCGTACGCGAAGGAGCTGGCGCTGGCGGCCACGCGCGAGGCCCCCGAGCTGGTCGTGCACCGGATGGCGAAGCGGCTGCGCGCCGGGAAGGTCTTCGTCGACTTCAGCCAGAACTCCGCCTCGAAGACGACCGCCACCCCCTACACCCTGCGGGCCCGACCGCACCCGACCGTGTCGGCCCCGCTGACCTGGGAGGAGGTCGCCACCCGGGGCGAGGGCCCCCTGCCCGGCCTGCGGATCGAGGCGAGCGAGGCCCTGGCGCGGGTGGAGCGCCACGGCGACCTGCTGGCACCGCTGAGCGACGGGCGGGCGGCGGCGCCGCTGCCGGGGAGCTGA